A portion of the Tachysurus vachellii isolate PV-2020 chromosome 14, HZAU_Pvac_v1, whole genome shotgun sequence genome contains these proteins:
- the pdcd2l gene encoding programmed cell death protein 2-like isoform X2: MQDSLLIGLCDGAVDKKKDTYYYTNKIGGYSDLIPGVSNAYNQCTLCDGFLSHVVQIYCPLALSSYHRTIHVFACTAPVCHGKLESWKVLRSQCLESEIEKTSAGQSSDRAPVATTDWCDDADDWGMNSEENLGSEQPETNSLTASLEVCSRLQDLRINRSADVEGAGPVIDAPSFQSFYISVVEEADLVGQNDLDHANRLLKEYEEREGMAVEEVACEGKGKEEAYEKVKAKHGDAVFSSFMKRISLCPEQVLRYSWSGTPLFIMEPPSNMNQMVPPCAHCGSPRVFEFQLMPALVSLLRSAHSSSEFAVEFGTVLIFTCRDSCWTSGSTSPIEEFAFVQTDPDQKLFK, from the exons ATGCAGGATTCACTACTCATAGGATTATGTGACGGTGCTGTTGATAAGAAGAAAGACACttattattacacaaataaaatcgGAGGATATTCG GACCTGATACCTGGTGTATCCAATGCATATAACCAGTGCACACTATGTGATGGGTTCCTTAGTCATGTTGTTCAGATATACTGCCCCCTTGCGTTGTCTTCATATCACCGCACCATTCATGTGTTTGCCTGCACAGCTCCAGTGTGTCATGGCAAGCTGGAAAG CTGGAAAGTCCTCCGTTCACAGTGTTTGGAGTCTGAGATAGAAAAAACTTCAGCTGGTCAGAGTTCTGACAGAGCGCCAGTTGCTACTACAGACTGGTGTGACGATGCAGACGACTGGGGAATGAACTCAGAGGAGAATTTGGGCAGTGAACAGCCTGAGACCAATAGCCTTACAGCAAGCCTGGAAGTCTGCAGCAGACTTCAAGACCTGCGTATAAACAGGTCAGCAGATGTCGAAGGTGCTGGACCAGTTATAGACGCTCCTAGCTTTCAGTCTTTCTACATCAGTGTGGTGGAAGAGGCAGACCTTGTAGGACAAAATGACCTGGATCATGCCAACAGACTGCTGAAGGAGTATGAGGAGAGGGAGGGCATGGCTGTCGAGGAGGTTGCATG TGAAGGTAAAGGAAAGGAGGAGGCATATGAGAAAGTCAAAGCCAAACACGGAGATGCGGTTTTCTCCAGTTTCATGAAAAGAATATCTCTGTGTCCAGAGCAAGTGCTTCG ATACAGTTGGAGTGGGACACCATTATTTATAATGGAACCTCCTTCAAATATGAATCAGATGGTGCCTCCCTGTGCACACTGTGGCAGTCCTCGAGTTTTCGAATTCCAGTTAATGCCAGCTCTGGTCAGCTTGCTCCGCAGTGCACATTCAAGTTCAG AGTTTGCAGTTGAGTTTGGAACTGTTTTGATTTTCACCTGCAGAGACAGTTGTTGGACATCTGGATCAACTAGTCCTATTGAGGAATTCGCCTTTGTACAAACTGATCCTGACCAAAAGCTCTTTAAATGA
- the syt8 gene encoding synaptotagmin VIII → MNLSARSNASDTSSVNTTSSSVNITSSSINATSKSISVSSASVTAPPTSANGSPTVTVTVNTLITNSTTAYPGFLPSLLDKLRLPRWATYAIIALILLVVLICVLCCCIKCCCKGKKKRKKQNQKISMKGLNGTSTTALVQPETGDVEYGSLNQPRGKLLYSLEYNAARSEMAVGVKEAAELMAMDSSGTSDPYVKVYIHPNKSKTFETKVFRKTLSPVFNEQFKYQISQKDLSESTLVMQVYDFNRFSKHDVIGELRLELSAVDWNHVIEEWRDLNAPSKHEQEHLGEICFSLRYVPTASKLTVVILEAKNLKQMDIGGLSDPYVKIQLALDKKKWKKKKTSVKKQTLNPYFNESFTFDVSFDQIQRVQLVISVWDHDKVSRNDAIGKIFLGCDATGNQLRHWADMLSNPRRPLAQWHTLLSAEQVDSTLALKHTLRIPFTNKTF, encoded by the exons ATGAACCTCAGTGCTAGAAGCAATGCGTCAGACACATCTTCAGTCAACACAACTTCATCATCAGTCAACATAACCTCATCTTCAATCAATGCAACTTCAAAATCAATCTCTGTATCTTCAGCATCAGTTACTGCACCTCCAACCTCAGCAAATGGATCTCCAacagtcactgtcactgtcaataCACTGATCACGAACTCCACCACAGCCTACCCTGGGTTTCTGCCCTCTTTGTTAGACAAACTCCGAT TGCCGAGATGGGCCACCTATGCGATAATTGCCCTGATCCTCTTGGTGGTTTTAATTTGCGTGCTGTGCTGCTGCATAAAATGTTGCtgcaaaggaaagaaaaagagaaaaaagcagaACCAGAAGATCAGCATGAAAGGACTGAATGGTACCAGTACAACAGCACTG GTGCAGCCTGAAACGGGGGATGTAGAGTACGGATCTCTTAACCAGCCACGAGGGAAGCTGCTGTATTCCCTGGAGTACAATGCAGCACGTTCAGAG ATGGCTGTCGGAGTGAAAGAAGCTGCAGAATTAATGGCTATGGACTCATCAGGAACATCTGACCCTTATGTAAAAGTTTACATTCATCCCAACAAGTCCAAAACCTTTGAAACAAAAGTGTTCAGAAAAACTCTGAGCCCAGTGTTTAACGAGCAGTTTAAGTATCAG ATTTCTCAGAAGGATCTCAGCGAGTCTACACTTGTGATGCAGGTGTACGACTTCAACAGATTCTCCAAACATGATGTGATTGGAGAGCTGAGGCTGGAGCTCTCTGCTGTGGACTGGAACCATGTGATTGAGGAGTGGAGAGACTTGAACGCACCATCAAAACATGAG CAAGAACATCTAGGTGAGATTTGCTTCTCACTGCGGTACGTCCCCACTGCAAGTAAGCTCACTGTGGTGATTCTGGAGGCCAAGAACTTAAAGCAAATGGACATTGGAGGTTTATCAG ATCCATATGTTAAAATCCAGTTGGCTCTGGACAAGAAgaagtggaagaaaaagaaaacatcggTGAAAAAGCAAACTTTGAATCCTTACTTTAATGAGTCCTTTACATTTGATGTGTCATTTGATCAGATTCAG CGAGTCCAGTTGGTGATTTCTGTGTGGGATCATGATAAAGTGAGCAGGAATGATGCCATTGGGAAGATCTTCCTGGGATGTGATGCTACAGGAAACCAGCTGAGGCACTGGGCAGACATGCTGTCAAACCCACGGAGGCCGTTGGCACAGTGGCATACACTACTCTCAGCCGAGCAGGTGGACTCGACTCTggccctgaaacacacactgagaatcCCATTCACTAATAAGACTTTTTGA
- the pdcd2l gene encoding programmed cell death protein 2-like isoform X1: protein MQDSLLIGLCDGAVDKKKDTYYYTNKIGGYSDLIPGVSNAYNQCTLCDGFLSHVVQIYCPLALSSYHRTIHVFACTAPVCHGKLESWKVLRSQCLESEIEKTSAGQSSDRAPVATTDWCDDADDWGMNSEENLGSEQPETNSLTASLEVCSRLQDLRINRSADVEGAGPVIDAPSFQSFYISVVEEADLVGQNDLDHANRLLKEYEEREGMAVEEVACSEGKGKEEAYEKVKAKHGDAVFSSFMKRISLCPEQVLRYSWSGTPLFIMEPPSNMNQMVPPCAHCGSPRVFEFQLMPALVSLLRSAHSSSEFAVEFGTVLIFTCRDSCWTSGSTSPIEEFAFVQTDPDQKLFK from the exons ATGCAGGATTCACTACTCATAGGATTATGTGACGGTGCTGTTGATAAGAAGAAAGACACttattattacacaaataaaatcgGAGGATATTCG GACCTGATACCTGGTGTATCCAATGCATATAACCAGTGCACACTATGTGATGGGTTCCTTAGTCATGTTGTTCAGATATACTGCCCCCTTGCGTTGTCTTCATATCACCGCACCATTCATGTGTTTGCCTGCACAGCTCCAGTGTGTCATGGCAAGCTGGAAAG CTGGAAAGTCCTCCGTTCACAGTGTTTGGAGTCTGAGATAGAAAAAACTTCAGCTGGTCAGAGTTCTGACAGAGCGCCAGTTGCTACTACAGACTGGTGTGACGATGCAGACGACTGGGGAATGAACTCAGAGGAGAATTTGGGCAGTGAACAGCCTGAGACCAATAGCCTTACAGCAAGCCTGGAAGTCTGCAGCAGACTTCAAGACCTGCGTATAAACAGGTCAGCAGATGTCGAAGGTGCTGGACCAGTTATAGACGCTCCTAGCTTTCAGTCTTTCTACATCAGTGTGGTGGAAGAGGCAGACCTTGTAGGACAAAATGACCTGGATCATGCCAACAGACTGCTGAAGGAGTATGAGGAGAGGGAGGGCATGGCTGTCGAGGAGGTTGCATG CAGTGAAGGTAAAGGAAAGGAGGAGGCATATGAGAAAGTCAAAGCCAAACACGGAGATGCGGTTTTCTCCAGTTTCATGAAAAGAATATCTCTGTGTCCAGAGCAAGTGCTTCG ATACAGTTGGAGTGGGACACCATTATTTATAATGGAACCTCCTTCAAATATGAATCAGATGGTGCCTCCCTGTGCACACTGTGGCAGTCCTCGAGTTTTCGAATTCCAGTTAATGCCAGCTCTGGTCAGCTTGCTCCGCAGTGCACATTCAAGTTCAG AGTTTGCAGTTGAGTTTGGAACTGTTTTGATTTTCACCTGCAGAGACAGTTGTTGGACATCTGGATCAACTAGTCCTATTGAGGAATTCGCCTTTGTACAAACTGATCCTGACCAAAAGCTCTTTAAATGA